The region CTGGTAGGAAGGCTCGAGTTCGTCGACGGCCGGCAGGGCGTCCACCCCCCACCAGGATTCGTAGTCGTCGGGGTGGCGGCGGAAACGGTACCAGGGATAGTAGGCGGAGGCGGTCGACTGATAGGCGCCCGGCCCGGGATAGCGGCCCTCTTTGTTGAAATATATGCTGTCGCTGCCGGTATGGCTGAAGACGCCGTCAAGGATGACGGCCATGCCCAGATCGTCCGCCCGGACGCATAACTCGCGAAAAAGGTCGTTGTCGCCGAACATGGCGTCGATGCTGGTGTAGTCGGCGGTGTCGTACTTGTGGTTGCTGACCGCCTCGAACACCGGATTGAAGTACAGGGCGCTCACGCCCAGGTCCTTGAGATATGTCAGCTTGGCCATCACCCCCGCGAGGTTGCCGCCGAAAAAGTCGTAGGCAAGGATGGCGCCCGTTTCCCGCTCCCGCACATATACGGGGTCATCCCGCCAACAAGCGTGGATGAGGCTGCCCGGTTTGGCGTTCTTCACCCGTCCGCCGGGGTTGCCGTTATAGAAGCGGTCGACGAAGATCTGGTAAACGACCGCGTTCTTGTACCACGCGGGTGCGGCGGCGCCGGGCAGATGGACGGTGATCTGGAAGGACGGCGGCGGCGAGGAATATACCGCCCCGGGGCCGCCCAGCTGGCGCTCGTTGTTGCCATAGTAATGCTCTTCTTCACCGGCGCGGACGACAAAATAATACCACACCAACCCAGGCTCGCCAGGAGCGGCCAGAGCGGTGCGGTAGTGTCTTTCGCCGTCGGCTTCGTCGCGCGGCGTCATGGGTATAAGCTCTTCCCCACTGCCTTCGCGCCAGGTACGCAGCAACACCGCATCGACCCGGCGGTCGGCGGCGACCGCCAGGCTCAGGTCGATGACGGTCCCGCAGGCAACAGCGCCGAAAGGCCTCCGGAACAGGGCGGTATGGGAATCGTGATACAGCCAGTCGCGCGCCATCAAACCGCCTCCTTCACTCACCGATCGGCACCGGCCGGATGTTCCAGATGCCGACCGCGTATTCGCCGACGGTGTGATCGCTGGAGAACTGCCCCGACCGGGCGATGTTGACGGCCGCCATCGCCGCCCACGCCCGCCGGTCGCGAAACCTGGCGTCCACCCTCGCCTGGGCGTCCAAATAGGCCGCAAAGTCCTGCAGTTCGAAGAAATCACCCTTGCCGTGAACGAGATAGTCGTAGAGCGGGCGAAACTCGTCCGGTCCGCCGGGCAGGCTGCCGTCGATCAGTTGCTCGGTCACCTGCCTGACGCGCGGGTCGGTCTGATACAGGTAGCGGGGGTTGCACTGGTCGTTGGCGCAAATCTCGATGACCTCTTCGGCCTTGAGGCCGAAGATGAAAATATTGTCGTCCCCTACCGCATCGCGGATTTCGATGTTGGCGCCGTCGAGCGTGCCGACGGTGACCGCCCCGTTCATCATGAATTTCATGTTGCCTGTGCCCGACGCCTCCTTGCTGGCGGTCGAGATCTGCTCGCTGACGTCACTGGCCGGGATAATCATTTCGGCCAGCGTCACCCCGTAGTTCTCAAGGAAGATAACCTTCATCCTGCCGTTTATCGCCGGGTCGTTGTTGATTACCGCCGCCAGCGCGTTGACGAGCTTGATGACCTTCTTGGCCAGCAGGTAGCTGGGGGCCGCCTTGCCGGAGAAGATGAACGTCCGGGGCACGATATCGAGCCGGGGATTCTCCTTGAGACGGTTATACAGCTCCATGATCCGGAGCGCGTTGAGGAGCTGGCGCTTGTAGACGTGGATGCGCTTCACCTGGGTGTCGAATATCGATTCCGGGTCAAGATCAAGTTCGTATTTGGCCTTGACGAACCGGGCCAGCGCCGCCTTGCGGTCTCGCTTTATCGCCGCCAGTCGCTCCTGGAAGGGGGCGTCGGCGACGAAATACTGCAGCCGGTTAAGATCGGTGGGATGCCGCATCCAGCTCGGTCCGATGGTATCGGTGATAAGCGAGGCCAGCCCGGGGTTGGCCTTCATCAGCCAGCGCCGGTGGGTGATGCCATTTGTCTTGTTGTTAAATTTGTAGGGGGTGTACTGGTAGAACAGCTTCATGCAGTCTTTTTTGAGGATTTCGGTATGGATCTTCGCCACGCCGTTGACGCTGTGACTGCCGGCTACCGCCAGGTGAGCCATCTTGACGAAGCCATCGGCGGTGATGGCCATGGCGGCGATCCTGTCCCAGTCTCCGGGGTAAAAATGCCACAGGTCATGGCAGAAGCGCTCGTTGATTTCGTGGACGATCTCCCACAGGCGCGGCAGCAGACTCTGGAAGATGTCGATCGGCCATTTCTCCAATGCCTCTGGCATGATGGTGTGGTTGGTATAGGAGATGGTGCCGGTCGTCAACTGCCAGGCCTCGTCCCAGCCCAGACCCTCTTCGTCCATGAGAATGCGCATCAGTTCGGGCACGGCCAGGGCCGGATGGGTGTCGTTGATATGGATGGCAACCTTCTCCGGCAACAGCCGGATGTCGCCGTGCTTGCGCCTTAATGTCCGCAGGATGCTCTGGATGCCCGCCGACACCAGAAAATACTGCTGCTTCAGCCTGAGCAGACGGCCCTCATAGTGGGTGTCGTCGGGATAGAGGATCTCGGAAATGGCCTCCACCGAGTACTTGTACTCCACCGCCTTGAGGTAGTTTCCCTGGTTGAAGGAGGCGAAGTCCATCTCGCCCTCGGTAGGCTCTGCGCTCCATAGCCTGAGGGTGTTGACGGTATTGTTTCCGAAGCCGAGGATGGGGATGTCATAGGGGACGGCCAGCACCGCCCCGAAGGAGCCGCCGAACTCGACCCTGACGGCCTTATCGATCTTGCGATATTCCCATATATTGCCGTTTTTGAGCCAGTTGTCGGGGTGTTCGACTTGGTCGCCGTCGATGATCTTCTGCTCGAACAGGCCGTACTTGTAGCGGATGCCGCAGCCATGGCCGGGCAGCTCCAGAGCGGCCAGCGAATCGAGAAAACAGGCCGCCAGCCTCCCGAGGCCCCCGTTGCCGAGGCCGGCGTCATGCTCCTGGTCCTCAAGCTCGGCGTAGTCGACACCCAGCTCGGCCAGCGCCTCCACCCATACGTCGCGGACGCCCATGCCGCGGAGATAGGTGTCGAGCAGGCGTCCGAGGAGAAATTCGATCGAAAAGTAGTAAACCTGCTTTTCCCCTTTGGCGACGTACTGCTTGTTGGTGTTGACCCAGCGTTTGCCGATATAGTCGCGGACCAGGCTTCCCAGGGCGGCGTATTTGTTCTGGGCCGACGCCTCCTCGAGACTTTTGCCGTGGAGAGCCTGTAACCTTTCGATAAAGGCGGCCTTGAACTCTTCCTTCTCTCTAAGCATCTCTTTCCCCCGCAATAAAACGTCATTATGCATCAGTTCAGTTTTTCGTAAACCGCCACATACTCGGACGCCGAACGCCGCCAACTGAAATCGGAAGCCATCGCGGCCTTAACGATCTGCGGCCATACCTCGCCGTCGCGGTAGAAATCCATGGCGCGGCGGAGGGTATAAAGCATGTCGCCGGCGTCGGGATGGGTGAAACTGAAACCGTTCCCTTCGCCAGTATATTCATTGTACGGCTGAATGGTATCCTTTAGGCCGCCCGTCTCCCGCACCAGCGGCACGCAGCCATAGCGCAGGGCGATGAGCTGGCCGATGCCGCACGGCTCGTGAAGCGACGGCATGAGGAAGAGGTCGGCGGCAGCATAGATCTTATGGGCCAGCGCCTCGTCAAAGTAAATATTGGCGGACAGCTTGCCGGGGTGGCGGTGGCCGGCCACCCGGAACATGCTCTCGTATTTGTCCTCACCCGTGCCGAGAACGACCACCTGCGCGTCGGCGGCAAGCATCTCCTCCAGCGCGGCGGCGATCAGATCGAGCCCCTTGGCCCACACCAGCCTCGATACGATGGCGATCATCATCGCCTCCGGCTTGGCCTCGAGGCCGAGGAACTCCTGGAGCTTGGCCTTGTTGGTCTGCTTGCGGCCGATCGAGCGCCGCGTGTAGTTAAGGTATACGAGCTTGTCATGGCCGGGATCGTAGACCTCATAGTCGAGGCCGTTCAGGATGCCGGTGACGTCCGCCTCGCGCTTTCTCAGGATGCCGTCAAGCTGCCAGCCGCCTTCGGGGGTAAGGATTTCCCACGCGTATGTGGGGCTTACGGTCGTCACCGCATCGGCGAAAACGATGCCACCTTTGAGGTAGTTCACCCTGCCGTGGAATTCCAGCCGGTCGTCGGTCAGGTACTCGCCTTCTTCAAGCGCCAGCAGGTCGCCGAGCACACTTTTTTCGAACACGCCCTGATACTGGATGTTGTGGATAGTGAGCACCGTCCGCAGCTTATGGTGCGGTGTGCTGCCTCGGTAGTGAGCCTGGAGCAGCACCGGCACCATGGCGGTGTGCCAGTCGTGGCAGTGGAGGATATCGGGCGTAAAATCGAGATAAGGCAACACCTCCAGCACCGCCCGGCAGAAGAAGCTGAACCGCTCGGCATCGTCGAGGAAGCCGTACAGCCCCTGGCGGCGGAAGTAATATTCGTTATCGATGAAGTAATACACGAGACCCTCGTGCTCCAGCCGCTCGATGCCGCAATAGAGCCTCCGCCAGCCGAGCGTAACCTCGATGTGGCGCACGTGGACCATCTGTTCCACCCACGCGGCCGGGATGTCGCCGTACTTGGGCATGATGATCCGCGCATCGACGCCCTGCCGCGCAAGTTCCTTGGGCAGCGAGCCGGCGACATCGGCCAGGCCGCCCGTCTTCACGAACGGCACCGCTTCGGCGGCGACGAACAGCACCTTTTTGCCTGTCATACTTTCATCCCCTTCTCGATGACCATCACGTAGTTCTTGTCGCCTATGAGCCGCTTGGCGGCCGAGATATGAACATCCTTGTCGCAGATGACGTTTTCCAGCACCGCGTTGGGACCGATTTCGCCTTTCTGCATGATGATGCAGTTATTGACATATGCGCCGCGGTGGACCCTGACGCTGCGGAACAGCAGGCTGTTTTCCACCCGGCCTTCTATTATGCAGCCGTTGGCCACCAGCACGTTGCTGGCCGCCACCTGGTCGCGGTAGTTGGCCGGCGGCTCGTCTTTGACCTTGGTATAGACGGGGCCCGATTTAAGAAACAGATCCTGCCACACCTCGGGCTGGAGCAGATCCATATTAGCGCGAAAATAAGCCTGGACGGAGTTGATCTTGGCCATGTAGCCGGTAAAGGGGAAACCGTAAACCCGGAGCCGGCCGAGCCGCTTGACGATCCCCTCCTTGACGAAGTCGTATTCGCCGTGGGCGACGCAGTCTTCGATGATTTCGAGCAGCAGCGATTTGCGCATGATAAAGGTCTCGAGACATACGGGGCCGCCGGCGATGCGACCTGTGGACACCTGCATGTCGGTGACGCGGCCGCCGTCGTCGACCTTAACCAGCGTGGCCAGCGAATACTGCTTGCCGGGCGCGGGCTGCTCCTCCTTGTATATTATCGTTATATCGGCCTGCTTTTCGAGATGATAGCGGAACGCTTCCCGATAGTCGGTATTATAGACGGTGTGGCTGCCGGCGACGATCACATACTCCTGGCTGCTGCGCTGCAGGAAGTCGACGTGGTTATGGAAATGCTCCAGGTCGCCCTTGTAAATGCTGTTGGAATAGTGAGTATGATCGGGCGGTGGCAGGATGAAAAGGCCGTCGCGCTTGCGGGCCAGGTCCCACTCCTTGCCTGACCGCAGGTGGTCCATTATCGAGCGGGCCTTATGCTTCACGACGATGCCGACGTTGACAATGCCCGAGTTTACCATATTGGACAACACGAAATCGACGAGGCGGTACCGGCCGCCGAAAGGCACCGCCGCCAGCGGCCGCTGGCGGGTAAGCTCCTTCAGCAGTTCCTCGTTCTCGTGGAGGTTGATGAGTCCCAGTACATTTTTCATTTTCGTCCCTCCTTGCCGCCGCGCCGCGGCTTCTTATTCCACAACCGCGCCGCGCGGGATGAGACTGTCGGCGCCGACGCGGGCCCGCTCGCCGACCACCGTGATCGCCTCCGCCGCGGCGTCGCCGGCCAGGCCGATCTGGCAGCCGTCGCCTACGACGGCGTCCTGGCCGACGATCGCCTGCTCGATAACCGTATTCGCCCCGATCCGGACCCCCTCCATTATTACCGAATCCCTGATGACCGCGCCGGGACCGACGTGAACGCCGGGAAAGAGCACCGCGTTTTCCACCTCGCCGAAAATGCGGCAGCCGACACTGGCAATAACCCGCCTGGCCTTGGCGCCCTCAGCCACGAAATGGGGCGGCTGGGTGGGGTTGATCGAAAAGATGCGCCAGCCCGGATCGTAAAGGTCGAGCGCGGGACGGTCGCTCAGGAGGTCCATATTCGCCTCCCACAGACTCTCGACCGTGCCGACATCCCGCCAGTAGCCGTCGAAGGCATAAGCCATCATCTTGCGGCCACTTTCCAGCATGGCGGGGATGACGTTTTTGCCGAAATCGTGGCTGGAGGATTTGTCTTTTTCGTCCAGCTCCAGGTACTTTCTCAAAACCTTCCAGGAAAATATGTATACCCCCATCGACGCCAGGTTGCTCTTGGGCTGCTTCGGTTTCTCGGCGAATTCGGTGATGCGGCCCTCCTCGTCGGCGTTCATGATGCCGAAACGTGTGGCCTCCTTCCACGGAACCTCGATAACGGCGATAGTGGCGTCGGCCGCCGACTGCTTATGAAAAGCCAGCATGCGGGAGTAATCCATCTTGTAAATATGGTCACCGGACAGCACGATCACGTACTGGGGGCTGAACTGTTCGATAAAGGTGGCGTTCTGATGGATGGCATTGGCGGTCCCCTGGTACCATT is a window of Selenomonadales bacterium 4137-cl DNA encoding:
- a CDS encoding glycogen/starch/alpha-glucan phosphorylase translates to MLREKEEFKAAFIERLQALHGKSLEEASAQNKYAALGSLVRDYIGKRWVNTNKQYVAKGEKQVYYFSIEFLLGRLLDTYLRGMGVRDVWVEALAELGVDYAELEDQEHDAGLGNGGLGRLAACFLDSLAALELPGHGCGIRYKYGLFEQKIIDGDQVEHPDNWLKNGNIWEYRKIDKAVRVEFGGSFGAVLAVPYDIPILGFGNNTVNTLRLWSAEPTEGEMDFASFNQGNYLKAVEYKYSVEAISEILYPDDTHYEGRLLRLKQQYFLVSAGIQSILRTLRRKHGDIRLLPEKVAIHINDTHPALAVPELMRILMDEEGLGWDEAWQLTTGTISYTNHTIMPEALEKWPIDIFQSLLPRLWEIVHEINERFCHDLWHFYPGDWDRIAAMAITADGFVKMAHLAVAGSHSVNGVAKIHTEILKKDCMKLFYQYTPYKFNNKTNGITHRRWLMKANPGLASLITDTIGPSWMRHPTDLNRLQYFVADAPFQERLAAIKRDRKAALARFVKAKYELDLDPESIFDTQVKRIHVYKRQLLNALRIMELYNRLKENPRLDIVPRTFIFSGKAAPSYLLAKKVIKLVNALAAVINNDPAINGRMKVIFLENYGVTLAEMIIPASDVSEQISTASKEASGTGNMKFMMNGAVTVGTLDGANIEIRDAVGDDNIFIFGLKAEEVIEICANDQCNPRYLYQTDPRVRQVTEQLIDGSLPGGPDEFRPLYDYLVHGKGDFFELQDFAAYLDAQARVDARFRDRRAWAAMAAVNIARSGQFSSDHTVGEYAVGIWNIRPVPIGE
- the glgA gene encoding glycogen synthase GlgA, giving the protein MTGKKVLFVAAEAVPFVKTGGLADVAGSLPKELARQGVDARIIMPKYGDIPAAWVEQMVHVRHIEVTLGWRRLYCGIERLEHEGLVYYFIDNEYYFRRQGLYGFLDDAERFSFFCRAVLEVLPYLDFTPDILHCHDWHTAMVPVLLQAHYRGSTPHHKLRTVLTIHNIQYQGVFEKSVLGDLLALEEGEYLTDDRLEFHGRVNYLKGGIVFADAVTTVSPTYAWEILTPEGGWQLDGILRKREADVTGILNGLDYEVYDPGHDKLVYLNYTRRSIGRKQTNKAKLQEFLGLEAKPEAMMIAIVSRLVWAKGLDLIAAALEEMLAADAQVVVLGTGEDKYESMFRVAGHRHPGKLSANIYFDEALAHKIYAAADLFLMPSLHEPCGIGQLIALRYGCVPLVRETGGLKDTIQPYNEYTGEGNGFSFTHPDAGDMLYTLRRAMDFYRDGEVWPQIVKAAMASDFSWRRSASEYVAVYEKLN
- the glgD gene encoding glucose-1-phosphate adenylyltransferase subunit GlgD, giving the protein MKNVLGLINLHENEELLKELTRQRPLAAVPFGGRYRLVDFVLSNMVNSGIVNVGIVVKHKARSIMDHLRSGKEWDLARKRDGLFILPPPDHTHYSNSIYKGDLEHFHNHVDFLQRSSQEYVIVAGSHTVYNTDYREAFRYHLEKQADITIIYKEEQPAPGKQYSLATLVKVDDGGRVTDMQVSTGRIAGGPVCLETFIMRKSLLLEIIEDCVAHGEYDFVKEGIVKRLGRLRVYGFPFTGYMAKINSVQAYFRANMDLLQPEVWQDLFLKSGPVYTKVKDEPPANYRDQVAASNVLVANGCIIEGRVENSLLFRSVRVHRGAYVNNCIIMQKGEIGPNAVLENVICDKDVHISAAKRLIGDKNYVMVIEKGMKV
- a CDS encoding glucose-1-phosphate adenylyltransferase, with product MLHKECVAMILAGGQGSRLGVLTKTVAKPAIPFGGKYRLIDFTLSNCHNSGIDTVGVLTQYQPFELHNYIGIGTPWDLDRNTGGVHILPPFVRARGGEWYQGTANAIHQNATFIEQFSPQYVIVLSGDHIYKMDYSRMLAFHKQSAADATIAVIEVPWKEATRFGIMNADEEGRITEFAEKPKQPKSNLASMGVYIFSWKVLRKYLELDEKDKSSSHDFGKNVIPAMLESGRKMMAYAFDGYWRDVGTVESLWEANMDLLSDRPALDLYDPGWRIFSINPTQPPHFVAEGAKARRVIASVGCRIFGEVENAVLFPGVHVGPGAVIRDSVIMEGVRIGANTVIEQAIVGQDAVVGDGCQIGLAGDAAAEAITVVGERARVGADSLIPRGAVVE